A window of Amycolatopsis australiensis contains these coding sequences:
- a CDS encoding C40 family peptidase: MEPVTPKPRTWARGAALRGLVALPLVAGLVTAGWLLADRAPEPAPAPAPLPVVREAASGPSVLEVSAPVKAQEPGQGASGQGGKSPLQQWAEQLSGPLDIPADALIGYANGELTLRSEDPSCHLSWVTLAGVGAAASDHGRAGGNALGLTAAQAKKYGTDAPVAAGRALCAGGTDLGAGPGWWKAIAAYHPGSDTELFRQRVLGMAQLYATLSLDPASAGSPRVRATRFALGQLGLPYVWGGNGPDAGAAGFDCSGLTKASYDSAGVSLPRTADSQFRAIPPVPPSQEPRLGDLVFYGNPATRIHHVGLYLGNGLMINAPTEGQAIQIHTYHSKGDDYAGAGRPA, translated from the coding sequence TTGGAACCTGTGACGCCGAAGCCGAGGACGTGGGCCCGCGGGGCGGCCCTGCGCGGCCTCGTCGCGCTGCCGCTCGTCGCCGGGCTCGTCACGGCGGGCTGGCTGCTGGCCGACCGCGCGCCGGAGCCCGCGCCGGCTCCGGCCCCGCTGCCGGTGGTGCGTGAGGCGGCGTCGGGCCCGTCGGTCCTCGAAGTCAGCGCACCCGTGAAGGCGCAGGAGCCGGGCCAGGGCGCGTCCGGCCAGGGTGGCAAGTCGCCGCTGCAGCAGTGGGCCGAGCAGCTGTCCGGCCCCCTCGACATCCCCGCGGACGCGCTGATCGGCTACGCGAACGGCGAGCTGACGCTGCGGAGCGAAGACCCGTCGTGCCACCTCTCGTGGGTGACCCTCGCCGGTGTCGGCGCGGCGGCGTCCGACCACGGCCGCGCCGGCGGCAACGCCCTGGGACTGACGGCGGCGCAGGCGAAGAAGTACGGCACCGACGCACCGGTCGCGGCCGGGCGCGCGCTGTGCGCGGGCGGTACGGACCTGGGCGCCGGGCCGGGCTGGTGGAAGGCGATCGCGGCGTACCACCCGGGCAGCGACACCGAGCTGTTCCGCCAGCGCGTCCTGGGCATGGCCCAGCTCTACGCGACGCTCTCCCTTGACCCGGCGTCGGCGGGTTCGCCGCGAGTCCGCGCGACCCGGTTCGCGCTGGGCCAGCTGGGCCTGCCCTACGTCTGGGGCGGCAACGGCCCGGACGCGGGCGCGGCGGGTTTCGACTGCTCGGGCCTGACGAAGGCGTCCTACGACAGCGCGGGCGTGTCCCTGCCTCGGACGGCGGACAGCCAGTTCCGCGCGATCCCGCCGGTGCCGCCGTCCCAGGAGCCGCGCCTGGGCGACCTGGTGTTCTACGGCAACCCGGCGACCCGCATCCACCACGTCGGCCTGTACCTGGGCAACGGCTTGATGATCAACGCGCCGACCGAGGGCCAGGCGATCCAGATCCACACGTACCACTCGAAGGGCGACGACTACGCGGGCGCGGGCCGCCCGGCCTGA
- a CDS encoding response regulator codes for MIRVLLADDQPLIRSGFRALLDAEPGIEVVAEAADGGEAVTLAARHLPDVALLDVRMPGVDGLEATRRIAADPALAAVHVVILTNYGFDEYVFDALRAGAAGFLVKDIRPEDFLHAVRVAARGDALLAPSITRKLIDRYVTQPPVPGAGLAELTNREREAVALVARGLSNDEIAARMVISPLTAKTHVNRAMTKLRARDRAQLVVFAFESGLARPGPQAGRPAPA; via the coding sequence ATGATCCGCGTCCTGCTGGCCGACGACCAGCCGCTCATCCGCAGCGGGTTCCGCGCCCTCCTCGACGCCGAGCCCGGCATCGAGGTGGTGGCCGAAGCCGCCGACGGTGGTGAAGCCGTGACGCTCGCGGCACGGCACCTGCCGGACGTCGCGCTCCTCGACGTCCGCATGCCGGGCGTCGACGGCCTCGAGGCGACCCGCCGCATCGCCGCCGACCCCGCCTTGGCCGCCGTGCACGTCGTCATCCTGACCAACTACGGCTTCGACGAGTACGTCTTCGACGCCCTGCGCGCCGGCGCCGCGGGCTTCCTGGTCAAGGACATCCGGCCGGAGGACTTCCTGCACGCCGTGCGGGTCGCCGCCCGGGGCGACGCGCTGCTCGCGCCGTCGATCACCCGCAAGCTGATCGACCGGTACGTGACGCAGCCGCCCGTGCCCGGGGCCGGGCTCGCGGAGCTGACCAATCGCGAGCGCGAGGCGGTCGCGCTGGTCGCGCGTGGCCTGTCCAACGACGAGATCGCGGCGAGGATGGTGATCAGCCCGCTGACCGCGAAGACCCACGTCAACCGGGCCATGACCAAACTGCGGGCCCGGGATCGCGCGCAGCTGGTCGTGTTCGCCTTCGAGTCCGGGCTGGCGCGCCCGGGGCCTCAGGCCGGGCGGCCCGCGCCCGCGTAG
- a CDS encoding sensor histidine kinase produces the protein MRVVDGVLAAGVAAVLLVAGLSGQHGPTALDPLGYALLVAGGLALVARRRAPIVVLAVTAVCALAYQAIGFEVPVVAYLFAVYAAVRAGHWVAALVASVLMLGAVPVAIFAAGAHDAGQAFTQARDVLQLAWLVAAGAAGEALRQAERRADEAERTREETARRRAGEERLHIARELHDSLTHQISVIKLQAEVAVHLARKRGEDVPDALLAIRDAGRDAARELRATLEALRDDDPVPPHGLDDVPDLVDRARAGGLDARLTIEGRCDDVPAAVSRTAYRIVQESLTNVARHAAAATASVRIDRRPGTLVIRVDDDGAATVDGVPGVGLTGMRERVTALGGRLRAGPRREGGFSVRAELPVDRPA, from the coding sequence ATGCGGGTCGTGGACGGGGTGCTCGCCGCCGGGGTGGCGGCGGTCCTGCTGGTCGCCGGGCTCTCCGGGCAGCACGGGCCCACGGCCCTCGACCCGCTGGGGTACGCGCTCCTGGTGGCCGGCGGCCTGGCACTGGTCGCGCGCCGCCGGGCGCCGATCGTCGTGCTGGCGGTGACCGCGGTGTGCGCGCTGGCCTACCAGGCCATCGGGTTCGAGGTGCCCGTCGTCGCGTACCTGTTCGCGGTGTACGCCGCCGTCCGGGCGGGCCACTGGGTCGCCGCGCTGGTCGCTTCGGTCCTCATGCTCGGCGCGGTGCCGGTCGCGATCTTCGCCGCGGGCGCGCACGACGCGGGTCAGGCGTTCACGCAGGCCCGCGACGTCCTCCAGCTGGCGTGGCTGGTCGCCGCCGGCGCCGCCGGGGAGGCGCTGCGCCAGGCCGAGCGCCGCGCCGACGAGGCCGAACGGACCCGGGAGGAGACCGCGCGGCGGCGGGCCGGCGAGGAGCGGCTGCACATCGCGCGGGAGCTGCACGACTCGCTCACCCACCAGATCTCCGTCATCAAGCTGCAGGCCGAAGTGGCCGTCCACCTGGCCCGCAAGCGGGGCGAGGACGTGCCCGACGCCCTGCTGGCGATCCGGGACGCCGGCCGCGACGCGGCCCGGGAACTGCGCGCGACGCTGGAGGCGCTGCGCGACGACGACCCCGTCCCGCCGCACGGGCTCGACGACGTCCCGGATCTCGTCGACCGGGCTCGCGCCGGTGGGCTCGACGCGCGGCTGACGATCGAAGGCCGTTGCGACGACGTGCCGGCGGCGGTCAGCCGGACCGCGTACCGGATCGTGCAGGAGTCGCTGACCAACGTCGCCCGGCACGCCGCCGCGGCGACCGCGTCGGTCCGGATCGACCGCCGGCCCGGCACGCTGGTCATCCGCGTCGACGACGACGGCGCGGCCACTGTGGACGGTGTGCCGGGCGTCGGCCTGACCGGGATGCGCGAGCGCGTCACGGCGCTCGGCGGCCGGCTCCGCGCCGGGCCGCGCCGCGAAGGCGGGTTCAGCGTCCGGGCCGAGCTGCCCGTGGACCGCCCGGCATGA
- a CDS encoding DUF6223 family protein: MSVAAAVSSYALTPGRVWSVVAAIVGLAGVVAGGLALACGRGAVAALAAGLAGAAGGGVVVAAAKGGPGTGYGIVGGYAALVIGVVAAALGGLALARARDFVGGRR, encoded by the coding sequence ATGTCCGTTGCCGCCGCTGTGAGCAGTTATGCCTTGACGCCGGGACGCGTGTGGTCCGTGGTGGCCGCGATCGTGGGACTGGCCGGCGTCGTCGCGGGCGGGCTGGCCCTGGCCTGCGGCCGGGGAGCCGTGGCCGCGCTGGCCGCGGGACTGGCCGGCGCGGCCGGTGGCGGCGTCGTCGTGGCCGCGGCCAAGGGCGGCCCCGGAACCGGTTACGGGATCGTCGGCGGCTACGCGGCGCTGGTGATCGGCGTGGTCGCCGCCGCGCTGGGCGGGCTGGCACTGGCTCGCGCGCGCGATTTTGTCGGTGGTCGCCGCTAG
- a CDS encoding VOC family protein produces MYEVDFVEFPSTSATASGEFFARAFGRQVTPYGPDYTDVRAAGLTFGFRADAAEQPGAPLVTIRTDDLAAARTAVEAAGGEVTAEPFAFPGGRHFHFREPGGSELAVWCPE; encoded by the coding sequence ATGTACGAAGTCGACTTCGTCGAGTTCCCGTCCACATCGGCCACCGCGTCCGGCGAGTTCTTCGCGCGCGCGTTCGGCCGACAGGTGACGCCGTACGGCCCGGACTACACCGACGTCCGGGCCGCGGGCCTCACGTTCGGCTTCCGGGCGGACGCGGCCGAGCAGCCCGGCGCGCCCCTGGTCACGATCCGCACGGACGACCTGGCGGCCGCGCGCACAGCGGTGGAAGCGGCGGGCGGCGAGGTGACGGCGGAACCGTTCGCCTTCCCCGGCGGGCGGCACTTCCACTTCCGCGAACCCGGCGGGAGCGAACTCGCCGTGTGGTGCCCGGAGTAG
- a CDS encoding nuclear transport factor 2 family protein — protein sequence MTTDPVSVLEGMYAAEAAYTGDFTPLAPFFAPDVVLHQAEGLPYGGVWRGHAGIEAFFAAMSRTWDVFELVKQQFLATASPLVVLTDMHVRSRATGRELDFPILQTITVTAGRITEVRPFYWDTAAITAVCST from the coding sequence ATGACCACCGATCCCGTCTCCGTCCTCGAAGGCATGTATGCCGCGGAAGCCGCCTACACGGGCGACTTCACGCCGCTGGCGCCGTTCTTCGCTCCGGACGTCGTCCTGCACCAGGCCGAGGGCCTGCCCTACGGCGGTGTCTGGCGCGGCCACGCCGGCATCGAGGCGTTCTTCGCCGCCATGAGCCGCACCTGGGACGTCTTCGAACTGGTGAAGCAGCAGTTCCTCGCCACGGCGTCGCCGCTCGTCGTGCTGACCGACATGCACGTGCGGTCCCGCGCGACCGGCCGCGAGCTGGACTTCCCGATCCTGCAGACGATCACGGTGACGGCCGGCCGGATCACCGAAGTCCGCCCGTTCTACTGGGACACGGCGGCGATCACGGCCGTCTGCTCGACGTAA